CGGACAGGTACCCGGGGCGAATTTAACCTTCACTCTGGATGGTTTTATTGTGAATATTGTGGATCGCGTGGTATTGACAGGGAGCTTTTCCGGCAATCAGAATGGTTCTGCTGTAGATCAGGAAATTTACAGCCTATTGCAACAGGCAAACGCCAGTAGTGCGACCTTCTTTGTCAACGCGATCGACACAAAAACCAGCGGTATTGATGTAGTATTGACGCATAATGCCAAAATAGGAAGCGGAAAACTGAGGACTTCCCTTGCAGGGACTTTTTCCAAAACAGAACTTGGGGACATTAAAACATCAGAACAATTGAAAGGAAAAGAGAGCACCTATTTTGATGAGACGAGCCGGATTTTCCTTGAATCTTCGGTTCCTAGAACCAAGGTCAACCTGACGTTTAATTATTCAGCAGGAAAATTCCATGCGTTACTGAGAAATGTATATTTCGGAGAGGTGCAGGAAGCTACCAATAATGAAGCCAACGCACAGATATTCGCAGCCAAAGTGGTGACCGACCTTAGTATCGGATATCAACTGATGGATAATTTGAACCTGACGATTGGTGCGAATAACCTTTTGGATGTTTATCCTGATATGAATATTGAAGCCAACCAGGGCAGCGGACAATTCTTGTACTCCAGACGTTCACAGCAGTTTGGATCGAATGGCCGCTACGTATTTGCCAGGTTGCAATTTGCCATTAAGTAAGTATCGCAGGGGTTAATTCCTGAAGTAAAATAAAAACGGGCGGCCTTAATGGTCGCCCGTTTTTATTTTACTTCAGGATCAGTTCTTTTCGGTCAGGTCCGGTAGAGACCATGCTGATGCGCACGTTGAGTTCCTGCTCCAGGGTGGAGAGGTAACTGCGGGCATTGTCGGGAAGATCTGCATACTCGGTTATCCCGGTCAGCGCCTTTTCCCATCCAGGATAGGAGGTGTAAACCGGAATAGCCGATTCGTCACAAAGATCAAACGGCAGTTGTTTTGTTGTTTTTCCGTTAATCTCATAAGCCCCGGCTGCTTTGATTTCAGAAAATTTATTCAGTACGTCAATTTTGGTGATGACCAGCTGGGTCACCCCGCTCAGCATGATGCTGTATTTCAACTGCGGTAAATCAATCCATCCGCAGCGGCGCGGCCGGCCGGTGGTGGCCCCGAATTCAAAACCTTCCTTGCGCAGGAATTCTCCTGTTTCATCGTTTAGTTCTGTTGGAAAAGGGCCAGATCCTACCCTTGTACAATAAGCCTTTGTAATACCGATAACCTCTCCTATTGAACTGGGTGCAACGCCCAGGCCGGTGCAAACACCTGCCGTAGTCGTATTGGAAGACGTGACAAAAGGATAAGTACCGTGGTCGATGTCGAGCATAGACCCCTGGGCGCCTTCCGCCAGAACTTTCTTGCCTTCGGCGAGGGCATTGTTGATAAAGTATTCCCCGTCCACATGAATAAGTGACCTGAGGGTTTCAATGCATTCGAACCATTGTTTTTCTTCCGTTTCCAGGTCAAAATCTATTGCGGGGAACAAGCTGATCAGGTTGAGGTGTTTTTCTTTCAGCGCATCGTATTTGGCTTTGAAATCATGACTGGTAAGGTCTCCAACGCGCAGTCCGTTCCGCCCCGTTTTGTCCATATAGGCGGGGCCGATGCCTTTTAAAGTGGAGCCGATCTTGCCTTTTCCTTTGGCATTTTCAGAAGCCGCATCAAGGTAACGATGGGTAGGCAGGATCAAATGGGCTTTGCGGGCGACAAACAAACGGTCCTGGTAGGAAACGCCTGCTGCGCTGATATTGGTCAGTTCCCTGGCAAGGGTGATGGGGTCAATGACCACTCCGTTACCGATCAGGTTTAATTGTTCCTTTCTGAAAATGCCGGAAGGCACGGTGTGGAGTACAAATTTCTTGCCGTCGAAGATCAGCGTATGCCCAGCATTGGGCCCTCCCTGGAAGCGGGCCACGATATCGTAATTCGGTGCGAGGAAATCCACGATCTTTCCTTTTCCTTCATCTCCCCATTGTAATCCAAGTATTACATCAATTGCCATTGGTTAGCTTTGTTTGGTGACCTTTAAAAACGCAGCGTAGTATTTTTGGAAAAACTGGTTTGATGTCAAAGTTGCGGGTTACAGGTTTTGATCACCCGTAACCCGTAACTAACCGACAATAAATTTCCGGTTAAATTTACTCCGTTTTATAAAGGAAACGATTTACTGAATCTATTTCGTTGCAAAAGTAGGGAATTCTGTATTGTGGAACGTGAAAATAGCTTGTATTCTTTTACTTAAATTTGGGGGCAGGAATGTATTATTCCCCGGATTCCCCCGCCAGCGACTTCTTCTTATCACAAGCTCCGTTACACTGACCGTACAAATTCAGGGAATGGTGGGTAATGCTGAATTTGAGGAC
This sequence is a window from Lewinellaceae bacterium. Protein-coding genes within it:
- a CDS encoding adenylosuccinate synthase, which produces MAIDVILGLQWGDEGKGKIVDFLAPNYDIVARFQGGPNAGHTLIFDGKKFVLHTVPSGIFRKEQLNLIGNGVVIDPITLARELTNISAAGVSYQDRLFVARKAHLILPTHRYLDAASENAKGKGKIGSTLKGIGPAYMDKTGRNGLRVGDLTSHDFKAKYDALKEKHLNLISLFPAIDFDLETEEKQWFECIETLRSLIHVDGEYFINNALAEGKKVLAEGAQGSMLDIDHGTYPFVTSSNTTTAGVCTGLGVAPSSIGEVIGITKAYCTRVGSGPFPTELNDETGEFLRKEGFEFGATTGRPRRCGWIDLPQLKYSIMLSGVTQLVITKIDVLNKFSEIKAAGAYEINGKTTKQLPFDLCDESAIPVYTSYPGWEKALTGITEYADLPDNARSYLSTLEQELNVRISMVSTGPDRKELILK